CATTATCCATCCCTTTGAAACCATTAATTAGGGTCGCGGAATCTCTGCCTGTTGATGTGCCGGATTGCCGCAGATGCCTCAATTCCACATACCCGATCTGGAACACATTGGCAATGGGGCTTCCCGGCAGCTGCTTCGCCTTTGCAAACGCAGCCGATAGGTCACGGCTTTGCCAGAAAAATTCAGTAAAATGGGCCGATTCTTTAATAGCCCTTCGGATATAACGATATTTGATCAAAATGATGGACCACGATGTAATCGAAAAAAACAGCAGCAGCAGCAAAACAAACTGAACCATCAGACCCGCCTTGAACATCATCTCCAGGATATTTATCTCATGGGGAACCATTCAGAACTCCAGAATTGTTGTTTATAAAGGTTAAATAAAATGAGGCCTGTCCGAAACGCTTGTCAAAACTCCGATCAAAGTAGCCTTTAAATTTAGTAAGTTATCTGAATTCAGCTCCACTGTCAAGTTATTTGCTTTTCAGTGTTGGAGGTGTTCCACGGGGTGGATTTATTGCCAGATTCAATACTACGCAACCTGCCCCCTGAAGCCTGCAAGAAAATAGATGAGAAGCTGTTTTGTCGCTGCATGCCGAGATAACATAAAACCATTTGAATTTATTCGTTTAGAATGTTTATTATTTCGAATTATATTGACAGAACAAATCATTTTATGTTTAGACAATTCAAAAATCAAAACGATATGATCACCATCAGGCAAACATGACGGTTTCAACTCGCCGGAAGCAGGCTGCAGCATGATGCCTGCTGGTGACAACTATTTAATTTTTTATTAAAAAATCCATAGATTGGTAAAAATGAGCTGTTTTTTTAGTTATATCCGGACGTCAATCGGCAAAAAACTGATGATGGCCCTTACCGGAATAAGCTTTTGCGGGTTTTTATTGATGCATTTAGCCGGCAACTTCACCGTTTTCAGCGGCAAAGAAGCACTTGTGGCTTATTCTGAAAAACTGCATACCCTCGGGCCGATCTTAACCTTGGCTGAATACGGCTTGCTGTTTCTGGGTCTTGTGCATGTACTCACCGGAGTGGTGCTTTTTTACGAAAACCTGACCGCAAGGCCCCAAAAATACGCCGTCAAAAAGAGCGCCGGCGGCCGCACCATCGGTTCCGCCACCATGCCCTATACCGGCGTTCTCATCCTGATTTTTGTCATCATCCACCTTCTCAATTTCCATTTTGTAGATAGAGCCGATCGAACCATTTTTCAGATCGTGGCCGCCACATTTTCAAATCCCGGTTATGTGGTCGGGTATGTCGCTGCAATTATAGTGGCGGCTGTCCACGTCAGCCACGGGTTCTGGAGCGCTTTCCAGACCATCGGCGCCAGCCATCCCAAATACTCCCCTCTGATCAAAGGACTGGGTATTTTATTCAGCTTGCTGGTTGCCATTGGATTCGGCG
This region of Desulfobacterales bacterium genomic DNA includes:
- a CDS encoding succinate dehydrogenase cytochrome b subunit, with protein sequence MSCFFSYIRTSIGKKLMMALTGISFCGFLLMHLAGNFTVFSGKEALVAYSEKLHTLGPILTLAEYGLLFLGLVHVLTGVVLFYENLTARPQKYAVKKSAGGRTIGSATMPYTGVLILIFVIIHLLNFHFVDRADRTIFQIVAATFSNPGYVVGYVAAIIVAAVHVSHGFWSAFQTIGASHPKYSPLIKGLGILFSLLVAIGFGALPIFIAMIS